One region of Brachybacterium saurashtrense genomic DNA includes:
- a CDS encoding acyltransferase family protein, which produces MSTTTTAPEAQPAPARQYWMDQLRGTAILLVIINHLRLVQQFWDGAAPWAMVELSEALSPFRMPALLFASGMLLARSLRRPPRRYLAGKARALLWPWLLWSAVMLPLLGWGHAVEPLWWLNGMYTWFLAALFVYYVIGLLTRRVPPGWIALASVAVWTAMPLLGIAHDMAGPRPDKFLYYAVFFFAGAALRPLLERGPVPWPVTAGALGLATAWALYAAMIDHDPSVPVLAQAVVLLAVLGAVGVAQRLPRLRVLRPVEWLGRNSVVPYLVHLPVIEVLVRGLDLPPSPAVFALYYLATLGLCVVAVLLRPATGFLYAFPTRRRGPAGERGEQAARAGAPERTGLTGRAGPTGRAGPAEPAGRTERPGAAGRARPTEHAEPVAGREAAAARARR; this is translated from the coding sequence ATGAGCACCACGACGACCGCCCCCGAGGCGCAGCCCGCGCCCGCGCGGCAGTACTGGATGGATCAGCTGCGCGGCACCGCGATCCTGCTCGTGATCATCAACCATCTGCGCCTGGTCCAGCAGTTCTGGGACGGCGCGGCGCCGTGGGCGATGGTGGAGCTCTCCGAGGCGCTCTCGCCCTTCCGCATGCCGGCGCTGCTGTTCGCCTCCGGGATGCTGCTGGCCCGCTCCCTGCGCCGCCCGCCGCGGCGCTACCTCGCCGGGAAGGCACGCGCACTGCTGTGGCCGTGGCTGCTGTGGTCCGCGGTGATGCTGCCGTTGCTGGGCTGGGGGCACGCCGTCGAACCGTTGTGGTGGCTGAACGGGATGTACACCTGGTTCCTCGCGGCGCTGTTCGTGTACTACGTGATCGGGCTGCTCACCCGGCGGGTGCCTCCCGGCTGGATCGCGCTGGCCTCGGTGGCGGTGTGGACCGCCATGCCGCTGCTGGGCATCGCGCACGACATGGCCGGCCCGCGACCGGACAAGTTCCTGTACTACGCGGTGTTCTTCTTCGCCGGCGCCGCCCTGCGCCCCCTGCTCGAGCGCGGGCCCGTGCCCTGGCCGGTGACGGCGGGCGCCCTCGGCCTCGCGACCGCCTGGGCGCTGTACGCCGCGATGATCGACCACGACCCGTCGGTGCCCGTGCTCGCCCAGGCCGTGGTGCTGCTCGCCGTGCTCGGCGCGGTGGGCGTGGCCCAGCGCTTGCCGAGACTGCGGGTGCTGCGGCCGGTGGAGTGGCTGGGCCGGAACTCCGTGGTCCCGTACCTGGTGCACCTGCCCGTCATCGAGGTGCTGGTGCGGGGCCTCGACCTGCCGCCGAGCCCCGCCGTGTTCGCGCTGTACTACCTGGCCACCCTCGGCCTCTGCGTGGTGGCGGTGCTGCTGCGACCCGCCACCGGGTTCTTGTACGCCTTCCCCACGCGGCGCCGCGGCCCGGCGGGGGAGCGCGGCGAGCAGGCGGCGCGAGCCGGTGCGCCGGAGCGCACGGGGCTGACGGGGCGTGCGGGGCCGACGGGGCGTGCGGGGCCCGCAGAGCCCGCGGGGCGGACCGAGCGACCGGGCGCGGCAGGCCGTGCGCGGCCGACGGAGCACGCCGAGCCGGTGGCCGGACGCGAGGCCGCGGCGGCCCGCGCACGCCGGTAG
- a CDS encoding alanine/glycine:cation symporter family protein, whose product MNPLDSLQEFLGAAEGWLWTWAGMPVVVVLGLYFTIRTGAVQLRMIPAMLGAILQKPQREQVGRGRDRTERAKSLSAFQAFSVSAAARVGTGNISGVAGAIFLGGPGAVLWMWVMCLFAGAASFIESTLAQLWKSRADDTYKGGPAFYIHRGLGSRGFGAFFAVLFIFCFAFAFTSLQANTIVDAVTGAVAVYADPEGLAWLPVVLGLLLAVLTAAIIFGGMRRVAVVAQNMVPVMALVYLVLGIVIVGLNLGELPRVVGQIVGEAFTPQAAIGGGFGAVIVNGVQRGMLSNEAGMGSVPNVAATASVSHPVKQGLVQTFGVYFDTLLICSITAFIVLVSFPDVSVGGEGLVMVQESLASTLGPWAAVLLGVIMFLLAFTSVLGNFSYGEANMHFLTSKRGWHLAFGAAVVALVFLGSVIAVDLAWTIAGVSMVFIALINLVVIAILTPTALKLLRHYNAQRAQGLDPIFLASDLPEIKNVEVWEDEDVCDYHDEREAVSTGS is encoded by the coding sequence ATGAACCCCCTCGATTCGCTGCAAGAGTTCCTCGGCGCCGCCGAGGGCTGGCTCTGGACCTGGGCAGGGATGCCCGTGGTCGTGGTGCTGGGCCTGTACTTCACGATCCGCACCGGCGCGGTGCAGCTGCGGATGATCCCCGCGATGCTCGGCGCGATCCTCCAGAAGCCCCAGCGCGAGCAGGTGGGCAGGGGCCGTGACCGCACCGAGCGCGCCAAGTCGCTCAGCGCCTTCCAGGCGTTCTCCGTCTCCGCCGCCGCGCGCGTGGGCACCGGCAACATCTCCGGCGTGGCCGGCGCGATCTTCCTGGGCGGCCCGGGCGCGGTGCTGTGGATGTGGGTGATGTGCCTGTTCGCCGGCGCGGCGAGCTTCATCGAGTCCACCCTCGCCCAGCTGTGGAAGTCCCGCGCGGACGACACCTACAAGGGCGGGCCCGCCTTCTACATCCACCGCGGCCTCGGCTCGCGCGGCTTCGGCGCCTTCTTCGCCGTGCTGTTCATCTTCTGCTTCGCCTTCGCGTTCACCTCGCTGCAGGCCAACACGATCGTCGACGCCGTCACCGGCGCGGTCGCCGTCTACGCCGACCCGGAGGGCCTCGCCTGGCTGCCGGTGGTGCTGGGCCTGCTGCTCGCCGTGCTCACCGCCGCGATCATCTTCGGCGGCATGCGCCGCGTGGCCGTGGTGGCGCAGAACATGGTGCCGGTGATGGCGCTGGTGTACCTGGTGCTCGGCATCGTCATCGTGGGCCTGAACCTCGGCGAGCTGCCCCGCGTGGTGGGCCAGATCGTGGGCGAGGCCTTCACCCCGCAGGCCGCGATCGGCGGCGGCTTCGGCGCCGTGATCGTCAACGGCGTGCAGCGCGGCATGCTCTCGAACGAGGCGGGCATGGGCTCGGTGCCCAACGTCGCCGCCACCGCCTCGGTGAGCCACCCGGTCAAGCAGGGCCTGGTGCAGACCTTCGGCGTCTACTTCGACACCCTGCTGATCTGCTCGATCACCGCGTTCATCGTGCTGGTCTCCTTCCCGGACGTCTCCGTGGGCGGGGAGGGCCTGGTGATGGTGCAGGAGTCGCTGGCCTCCACCCTGGGCCCCTGGGCCGCGGTGCTGCTGGGCGTGATCATGTTCCTGCTCGCGTTCACCTCGGTGCTGGGGAACTTCTCCTACGGCGAGGCGAACATGCACTTCCTGACCTCGAAGCGCGGCTGGCATCTCGCCTTCGGCGCGGCGGTGGTGGCGCTGGTGTTCCTGGGCTCCGTGATCGCGGTGGACCTCGCCTGGACCATCGCCGGGGTGTCGATGGTGTTCATCGCCCTGATCAACCTGGTGGTGATCGCGATCCTCACCCCGACGGCACTGAAGCTCCTGCGGCACTACAACGCCCAGCGCGCCCAGGGCCTGGACCCGATCTTCCTCGCCTCCGATCTCCCGGAGATCAAGAACGTGGAGGTGTGGGAGGACGAGGACGTCTGCGACTACCACGACGAGCGCGAGGCCGTCTCCACCGGCTCCTGA
- the ectA gene encoding diaminobutyrate acetyltransferase, which produces MDPDMGPLTTHSADHPSTSDQTTGRRSDLEIRPPALEDGAAMWRIARDTGTLDLNTSYAYLLMAHDFGATSRLALSDGAPVGFVLGYRRPSAPETLFVWQIGVDSSQRGKGVAGQLLDDLLAGLPEVTALETTITEDNTASQRLFASFAQRHGAREDVRELITEGHFPDPGHGAELLHVIGPLRRET; this is translated from the coding sequence GTGGATCCCGATATGGGCCCGTTGACGACGCACAGCGCAGACCACCCGTCCACTTCTGACCAGACCACCGGACGCCGTTCCGACCTGGAGATCCGCCCTCCGGCCCTGGAGGACGGCGCCGCCATGTGGCGGATCGCCCGCGACACCGGGACGCTCGACCTGAACACCTCCTACGCCTACCTGCTGATGGCGCACGACTTCGGCGCCACCTCCCGCCTCGCCCTGAGCGACGGCGCACCGGTGGGCTTCGTGCTCGGGTACCGCAGGCCCTCCGCGCCGGAGACCCTGTTCGTCTGGCAGATCGGCGTGGACTCCTCCCAGCGCGGGAAGGGCGTCGCCGGGCAGCTGCTCGACGACCTCCTCGCCGGCCTCCCCGAGGTCACCGCGCTGGAGACCACCATCACCGAGGACAACACCGCCTCGCAGCGCCTGTTCGCCTCCTTCGCCCAGCGCCACGGCGCCCGCGAGGACGTGCGAGAGCTGATCACCGAGGGGCACTTCCCCGATCCCGGGCACGGCGCCGAGCTGCTGCACGTGATCGGCCCGCTGCGCCGCGAGACCTGA
- the ectB gene encoding diaminobutyrate--2-oxoglutarate transaminase produces the protein MTTTAPHETTEKPELAAEASAPTVDPTELESGVRSYSRGWPTVFTHAKGSVLTAEDGREYIDFFAGAGTLNYGHNHPELKKVVIDHYLEDKVVHGLDMFTDVRRTFLQTFDEKILKPRGLDYKVSFPGPGGANAVEAALKLARKVTGRESVVNFTNGFHGMTLGALSVTGNSMKRGGAGIPLVHATPMPFDDYFGQVVPDFMYLERLLTDDGSGLNKPAAVIVETVQGEGGINAARAEWLRGLAALCKEHAILLIVDDIQMGCGRTGGFFSFEEAGIQPDIVTLSKSISGYGHPLALTLIKPELDVWEPGEHNGTFRGFGPAFATATKAIELFWSDDEFEKATIAKGAYVESRFNSIAAKHSRHELVVKGRGLARGLQMPSGEIAGAIAARAFEEGLLVETSGPSDEVVKLLPALTIPEDLLAKGLDIIEAAVDEALAA, from the coding sequence ATGACCACGACCGCACCGCACGAGACCACCGAGAAGCCCGAGCTGGCCGCCGAGGCCAGCGCCCCGACCGTCGACCCGACGGAGCTCGAGTCCGGCGTCCGCTCCTACTCCCGCGGCTGGCCCACCGTGTTCACCCACGCCAAGGGCTCGGTGCTCACCGCCGAGGACGGCCGCGAGTACATCGACTTCTTCGCCGGTGCCGGCACCCTGAACTACGGCCACAACCACCCCGAGCTGAAGAAGGTCGTGATCGACCACTACCTCGAGGACAAGGTGGTGCACGGCCTGGACATGTTCACCGACGTGCGCCGCACCTTCCTGCAGACCTTCGACGAGAAGATCCTCAAGCCCCGCGGCCTGGACTACAAGGTCTCCTTCCCCGGCCCCGGCGGCGCCAACGCCGTCGAGGCGGCGCTGAAGCTGGCCCGCAAGGTCACCGGCCGCGAGTCCGTCGTGAACTTCACCAACGGGTTCCACGGCATGACCCTGGGCGCCCTGTCGGTCACCGGCAACTCCATGAAGCGCGGCGGCGCCGGCATCCCCCTGGTGCACGCCACCCCGATGCCGTTCGACGACTACTTCGGCCAGGTGGTCCCGGACTTCATGTACCTCGAGCGCCTGCTCACCGACGACGGCTCCGGGCTGAACAAGCCCGCCGCCGTGATCGTGGAGACGGTGCAGGGCGAGGGCGGCATCAACGCGGCCCGCGCCGAATGGCTGCGCGGCCTCGCGGCGCTGTGCAAGGAGCACGCGATCCTGCTCATCGTGGACGACATCCAGATGGGCTGCGGCCGTACCGGCGGGTTCTTCAGCTTCGAGGAGGCGGGGATCCAGCCGGACATCGTCACCCTCTCCAAGTCGATCAGCGGCTACGGCCACCCCCTCGCGCTCACGCTCATCAAGCCGGAGCTGGACGTGTGGGAGCCGGGCGAGCACAACGGCACCTTCCGCGGCTTCGGCCCGGCCTTCGCCACCGCCACCAAGGCGATCGAGCTGTTCTGGAGCGACGACGAGTTCGAGAAGGCCACCATCGCCAAGGGCGCCTACGTGGAGAGCCGCTTCAACTCCATCGCCGCCAAGCACTCCCGGCACGAGCTGGTGGTCAAGGGCCGCGGCCTCGCCCGCGGCCTGCAGATGCCCAGCGGCGAGATCGCCGGCGCGATCGCCGCGCGCGCCTTCGAGGAGGGCCTGCTGGTGGAGACCTCCGGCCCGTCCGACGAGGTCGTCAAGCTGCTGCCGGCGCTGACGATCCCCGAGGACCTCCTCGCCAAGGGCCTCGACATCATCGAGGCGGCCGTCGACGAGGCGCTCGCCGCCTGA
- a CDS encoding ectoine synthase: protein MLVRSLAEIENTDADIQSENWRSKRIILAKEGVGFSVHETTLYEGTESYFWYANHIEAVFVTHGEGEIEDLATGEVHQLAPGTLYLLNDHDKHKVRVRKEIRCVCVFNPPVTGREVHDENGVYPLITEDA from the coding sequence ATGCTGGTCCGCTCCCTCGCCGAGATCGAGAACACCGACGCCGACATCCAGTCCGAGAACTGGCGCTCCAAGCGCATCATCCTCGCGAAGGAGGGCGTGGGCTTCTCCGTCCACGAGACCACCCTGTACGAGGGCACCGAGAGCTACTTCTGGTACGCCAACCACATCGAGGCCGTGTTCGTCACCCACGGCGAGGGCGAGATCGAGGACCTCGCCACCGGTGAGGTGCACCAGCTCGCCCCGGGCACGCTGTACCTGCTCAACGACCACGACAAGCACAAGGTGCGCGTGCGCAAGGAGATCCGCTGCGTGTGCGTGTTCAACCCGCCGGTCACCGGCCGTGAGGTGCACGACGAGAACGGCGTGTACCCGCTGATCACCGAGGACGCCTGA
- a CDS encoding IMPACT family protein, translating into MSDPLVLAADVETELVEKRSRFLTRLHRVEEVEQAEALVRAARAEHPDARHHCTAMVLAETPERAVLHRSSDDGEPAGTAGMPMLQSLLHAQLVDTLAIVIRYFGGVKLGAGGLVRAYTAGVEQAVAAASLRRRTALAVARIEVPPAEVGVAENAVRLWAAAHGAEVEPTQYTARSALLTVLVPPALLEDLAADTARWSSGRRGVEDLGRREADVPL; encoded by the coding sequence ATGTCCGACCCTCTCGTGCTCGCCGCCGACGTCGAGACCGAGCTGGTGGAGAAGCGTTCGCGGTTCCTCACCCGGCTGCACCGGGTGGAGGAGGTCGAGCAGGCGGAGGCGCTGGTGCGCGCGGCCCGCGCGGAGCATCCTGATGCCCGCCACCACTGCACGGCGATGGTGCTCGCCGAGACGCCCGAGCGGGCGGTGCTGCACCGCTCCAGCGATGACGGCGAACCGGCGGGCACCGCGGGGATGCCGATGCTGCAGTCCCTGCTGCATGCGCAGCTGGTGGACACCCTCGCGATCGTGATCCGCTACTTCGGCGGGGTGAAGCTGGGGGCGGGCGGCCTGGTGCGCGCCTACACCGCCGGGGTGGAGCAGGCGGTGGCGGCCGCGTCGCTGCGGCGTCGCACCGCGCTGGCGGTGGCCCGGATCGAGGTGCCCCCGGCGGAGGTGGGGGTCGCGGAGAACGCGGTGCGGCTGTGGGCCGCCGCGCACGGGGCGGAGGTCGAGCCCACGCAGTACACCGCCCGCTCCGCGCTGCTGACGGTGCTGGTGCCGCCCGCGCTGCTGGAGGACCTCGCCGCCGACACCGCCCGGTGGTCCTCCGGGCGGCGCGGCGTCGAGGATCTGGGGCGGCGCGAGGCGGACGTCCCCCTGTGA
- a CDS encoding GlsB/YeaQ/YmgE family stress response membrane protein, which produces MGLIGLLISWLIIGAVIGLLARAIMPGKQAMGLGMSIVLGVVGAIVGGLIGALLGGDGVSGIMSNPWSLGTVLLGILGAIIVMVVYGLATRGRA; this is translated from the coding sequence ATGGGACTCATCGGACTCCTCATCTCCTGGCTCATCATCGGCGCCGTCATCGGCCTCCTGGCTCGGGCGATCATGCCCGGCAAGCAGGCGATGGGCCTGGGCATGTCGATCGTGCTCGGCGTGGTCGGCGCGATCGTCGGCGGACTCATCGGCGCGCTGCTGGGCGGTGACGGCGTCAGCGGCATCATGAGCAACCCGTGGAGCCTGGGCACCGTGCTGCTGGGCATCCTCGGCGCCATCATCGTCATGGTCGTGTACGGCCTGGCCACCCGCGGCCGCGCCTGA
- a CDS encoding Pls/PosA family non-ribosomal peptide synthetase — MTDSPALLPALLAGDRAPAPRTLVEIFRGVVAASGDAPAVDSGAETLTYRELEEAAAEVAARLAAAGVAPGDRVGIRVVSGTTDLYVAILGTLLAGAAYVPVDAEDPDERARVVFEESAVAAVISTGGVITPTAAASGREPAAPRDPDPSEDAWIIFTSGSTGKPKGVAVSHRSAAAFVDAEARMFLQDAPLGPGDRVMAGLSVAFDASCEEMWLAWGHGACLVPAPRSLMRSGVDVGPWLEANRITIVSTVPTLVSLWPDSALERVRLLIMGGEACPPELAARLQAPGREVWNTYGPTEATVVACGAILDGTDPVRIGLPLDGWDLAVVDEEGLPVPVGGTGELIIGGVGLARYLDPAKDAEKYAPMPTLGWERAYRSGDRVVNDPDGLLFAGRADDQIKLGGRRIELGEIDDQLLRVPGVVGAAAAVRSTKTGNQLLVGYLTVDAGYDADLAKDLLRRRMPAALVPRLAVVDELPVRTSGKIDRDALPWPLPRRGTPAAALSGTSAWIAEIWGDVLGAEVTSGAEDFFDLGGGSLTAAQVVSRLRTRHPELTVADVYEHSALADLAATLDAMGSTVVRSDREVDPVRRGTQLAQLLALVPLRGLAALRGLSWLMLASTVLAAFTDVPWIPAFPLWLVVPMALVFVLPVGRMTLAALLARLLLAGVSPGAHPRGGWVHLRLWLAEHVQDELGATSLSGAMAFPYYARLLGARIGRDADLHSLPPVTGMLEVGAGASIEPEVDLAGYWIDGDVLRIGPVRIGKRARIGARSTLGPGAWIGKGAEVGPGSAVLGTVPAGEYWSGSPAAYRAEARGPWSEDAPPRRPLWELAYGALSMLIAAQPVLGVLVGGAVVLPAVRGTDSFGEAALAALPWLPLAALAGFAAVALGVLVLTRLLALWIVPDHHPMRSATGVAIWGTLRLLDEARTWLFPLYAGGLTPLWMRLLGAKVGKGAEISTALLIPSLVQVGENSFLADDTLVGPYELGGGWIRVERVKVGKRAFVGNSGMLAAGRKVPKKSLVAVLSAAPRRKSAKAGTSYLGSPPRRLRRAQEEHDSSLTYEPPTHLLIQRGLVETARLVPLLASLLLPVAVWGGVYALLLHGTAGIVLAIVLGGLVLLAAGVVAAALTVAAKWLIIGRHRPGEHPLFTAYVWRSELADTFTEVLAAPWFATVTAGTWALNAWLRALGARIGKGVWIDSYWLPETDLVSLGDGATVNRGCVVQTHLFQDRVLSMDTVELGAGATLGPGSVVLPAAAIDRHATVGPVSLVMRGERVPPGTRWTGNPIGPWADEHAPAEAAADEPAHEHDDIDDEHDEKERA; from the coding sequence GTGACAGACAGCCCCGCCCTGCTGCCCGCCCTCCTCGCCGGCGATCGCGCCCCCGCTCCCCGCACTCTCGTGGAGATCTTCCGCGGCGTCGTCGCCGCCTCCGGGGACGCCCCCGCCGTGGACAGCGGCGCGGAGACCCTCACCTACCGGGAGCTGGAGGAGGCCGCGGCCGAGGTGGCCGCGCGGCTCGCCGCCGCGGGCGTGGCCCCCGGCGACCGGGTGGGGATCCGGGTGGTCTCCGGCACCACCGACCTGTACGTGGCGATCCTCGGCACGCTGCTGGCGGGCGCCGCCTACGTGCCGGTGGACGCCGAGGACCCCGACGAGCGGGCACGGGTGGTGTTCGAGGAGTCCGCGGTCGCGGCCGTGATCTCCACCGGCGGCGTCATCACGCCCACCGCCGCGGCCTCCGGGCGGGAACCCGCCGCGCCGCGCGACCCCGACCCCTCCGAGGACGCCTGGATCATCTTCACCTCCGGCTCCACCGGGAAGCCCAAGGGCGTGGCCGTCTCCCACCGCAGCGCCGCCGCGTTCGTGGACGCCGAGGCGAGGATGTTCCTCCAGGACGCCCCGCTCGGCCCCGGGGACCGGGTGATGGCCGGGCTCTCCGTCGCCTTCGACGCCAGCTGCGAGGAGATGTGGCTGGCCTGGGGGCACGGCGCCTGCCTGGTGCCGGCGCCCCGCTCCCTGATGCGCTCCGGCGTGGACGTGGGCCCCTGGCTCGAGGCGAACCGGATCACGATCGTCTCCACCGTGCCCACCCTGGTCTCGCTGTGGCCGGATTCCGCGCTGGAGCGGGTGCGGCTGCTGATCATGGGCGGCGAGGCGTGCCCGCCCGAGCTCGCGGCCCGCCTGCAGGCGCCCGGCCGCGAGGTGTGGAACACCTACGGCCCCACCGAGGCGACCGTGGTGGCCTGCGGCGCCATCCTCGACGGCACAGACCCAGTACGCATCGGGTTGCCGCTGGACGGCTGGGATCTCGCCGTGGTGGACGAGGAGGGGCTGCCCGTGCCGGTGGGCGGCACCGGCGAGCTGATCATCGGCGGCGTGGGCCTGGCCCGCTACCTCGACCCCGCCAAGGACGCGGAGAAGTACGCCCCGATGCCCACCCTGGGCTGGGAGCGCGCCTACCGCTCCGGCGACCGGGTGGTCAACGATCCCGACGGGCTGCTGTTCGCCGGCCGCGCCGACGACCAGATCAAGCTGGGCGGGCGCCGCATCGAGCTCGGCGAGATCGACGACCAGCTGCTGCGGGTGCCGGGCGTGGTGGGCGCCGCCGCGGCGGTGCGCTCCACGAAGACCGGCAACCAGCTGCTGGTGGGGTACCTGACGGTCGACGCCGGCTACGACGCGGACCTCGCCAAGGACCTGCTGCGCCGGCGGATGCCGGCCGCGCTGGTGCCCCGCCTCGCCGTGGTGGACGAGCTGCCCGTGCGCACCTCGGGGAAGATCGACCGCGACGCCCTGCCGTGGCCGCTCCCCCGCCGCGGCACCCCGGCCGCCGCGCTGTCCGGCACCTCCGCGTGGATCGCGGAGATCTGGGGCGATGTGCTCGGCGCGGAGGTCACCTCCGGCGCCGAGGACTTCTTCGACCTCGGCGGCGGCTCCCTCACCGCCGCGCAGGTGGTGAGCCGGCTGCGCACCCGCCACCCCGAGCTCACCGTCGCCGACGTCTACGAGCACTCCGCCCTCGCCGATCTCGCCGCGACGCTGGACGCGATGGGCTCCACCGTGGTGCGCAGCGACCGGGAGGTCGACCCGGTGCGCCGCGGCACCCAGCTCGCCCAGCTGCTCGCCCTGGTGCCGCTGCGAGGCCTCGCCGCGCTGCGCGGCCTCAGCTGGCTGATGCTCGCCTCCACCGTGCTCGCCGCGTTCACGGACGTGCCCTGGATCCCCGCCTTCCCGCTGTGGCTGGTGGTCCCGATGGCGCTGGTGTTCGTGCTGCCCGTGGGGCGGATGACCCTCGCCGCGCTGCTGGCCCGGCTGCTCCTGGCCGGGGTCTCCCCCGGGGCGCACCCCCGCGGCGGGTGGGTGCACCTGCGGCTGTGGCTGGCCGAGCACGTCCAGGACGAGCTGGGCGCGACCTCGCTCTCCGGCGCGATGGCCTTCCCCTACTATGCGCGCCTGCTCGGGGCGCGGATCGGCAGGGACGCGGATCTGCATTCCCTGCCCCCGGTGACCGGGATGCTCGAGGTGGGCGCCGGCGCCTCGATCGAGCCGGAGGTGGACCTGGCCGGGTACTGGATCGACGGGGACGTGCTGCGCATCGGCCCGGTGCGGATCGGGAAGCGGGCCCGGATCGGCGCCCGCAGCACCCTGGGCCCCGGTGCCTGGATCGGGAAGGGTGCCGAGGTGGGGCCCGGCTCCGCCGTGCTCGGGACGGTGCCGGCCGGCGAGTACTGGTCCGGGTCGCCGGCCGCGTACCGCGCCGAGGCCCGCGGGCCGTGGTCCGAGGACGCCCCGCCGCGCCGCCCGCTGTGGGAGCTCGCCTACGGGGCGCTGTCGATGCTGATCGCCGCCCAGCCCGTGCTCGGCGTGCTGGTGGGCGGCGCGGTGGTGCTCCCCGCCGTGCGCGGAACGGACTCCTTCGGCGAGGCGGCCCTCGCGGCCCTGCCCTGGCTGCCGCTCGCGGCGCTGGCCGGCTTCGCGGCCGTGGCGCTGGGGGTGCTGGTGCTGACCCGCCTGCTCGCGCTGTGGATCGTGCCCGACCACCATCCGATGCGCTCGGCCACAGGGGTCGCGATCTGGGGCACCCTGCGCCTGCTGGACGAGGCGCGCACCTGGCTCTTCCCGCTCTACGCGGGCGGGCTCACCCCGCTGTGGATGCGCCTGCTGGGCGCGAAGGTGGGCAAGGGCGCGGAGATCTCCACGGCCCTGCTCATCCCGAGCCTGGTGCAGGTGGGCGAGAACTCCTTCCTCGCCGACGACACGCTGGTGGGGCCCTACGAGCTCGGCGGCGGCTGGATCCGGGTGGAGCGGGTGAAGGTGGGCAAGCGCGCCTTCGTCGGCAACTCGGGGATGCTCGCCGCCGGCCGCAAGGTGCCCAAGAAGTCCCTGGTCGCGGTGCTCTCCGCCGCGCCGCGGCGGAAGTCCGCGAAGGCGGGCACCTCCTATCTCGGCTCGCCGCCGAGGAGGCTGCGCCGCGCTCAGGAGGAGCACGACTCCTCCCTCACCTACGAGCCGCCCACCCACCTGCTGATCCAGCGCGGCCTGGTGGAGACGGCGCGCCTGGTGCCGCTGCTGGCGTCGCTGCTGCTGCCGGTGGCGGTGTGGGGCGGGGTGTACGCCCTGCTGCTGCACGGCACGGCCGGGATCGTGCTCGCGATCGTGCTGGGCGGGCTGGTGCTGCTGGCGGCCGGGGTGGTCGCCGCGGCGCTCACCGTGGCCGCGAAGTGGCTGATCATCGGCAGGCATCGCCCGGGCGAGCACCCGCTGTTCACCGCGTACGTGTGGCGGTCCGAGCTGGCCGACACCTTCACCGAGGTGCTCGCCGCGCCCTGGTTCGCGACCGTCACCGCCGGCACCTGGGCGCTGAACGCGTGGCTGCGCGCGCTGGGGGCGAGGATCGGGAAGGGCGTGTGGATCGACTCGTACTGGCTGCCCGAGACGGACCTCGTCTCCCTCGGGGACGGTGCGACCGTGAACCGCGGCTGCGTGGTGCAGACCCACCTCTTCCAGGACCGGGTGCTGAGCATGGACACCGTGGAGCTGGGCGCGGGTGCGACGCTGGGTCCGGGCAGCGTGGTGCTGCCCGCCGCCGCGATCGACCGCCACGCCACCGTGGGTCCCGTGTCCCTGGTGATGCGCGGCGAGCGCGTGCCGCCCGGCACTCGCTGGACGGGCAACCCCATCGGCCCCTGGGCGGATGAGCACGCCCCGGCGGAGGCGGCGGCCGACGAGCCCGCGCACGAGCACGACGACATCGATGACGAGCACGACGAGAAGGAGCGCGCATGA